The window ccagcgctgaaattctgtattctaagtgccctcccagctctgacaaaCTATGATTTAAGCCCCACCCAGCTAAGATATTCTCTGTTCCAAAGCTCTTTAACACTGTTTAATCTGTGAGCACTATGTGGACACAATAGATCAGAATGGGTTTTGAGTGCCCAGCACAGCCAGCATAAATCAACTTCTATTAACCAGCAACATGAGAGAATAGAAAGAACTTTGGATATGGTTTGGaatatttggattcaaatccttccctGCTGCTTGAATCATTCTTTGATCTTAATAAAgtctccttctttccccactccaaaGTTTCCTTGTCTAGATAATAAGCCATTTGAACTCTTCTGACAGTCTGTGACAGTCTATGACCCCTTCTCTTCAGGATCCACATAATCAACCAgccaatcaacaaacacttattaaacacctactgctATATGcatgacactgtgctaagtgctggggatgcaaaaataGTTCTTGActtataggaaaactgaggcaaagtttgGGTATCCCAGAATGGGTTAACCTGAGATCTGTGCCTGTATGCATCCTAACCTGAGCCCCAGAAGGCCAAGTTTCACctatcaccccccccccccctgcatTAATCAAAGACAGATCCCTTGATTTATACTCTTCCTCATCCCAGGTGCGAGGTGCTCCAGCTATTGCCATAGTGGGCTGCCTGAGCTTGGCTGTAGAGCTGCACGCTGGATCAGGGGGCCCCGGCCTTGAGGCCCTGGTGACCTTTGTGCAGGACTCACTAAAGTACCTGGTGACAGCCAGGCCAACTGCTGTCAATATGGCTCAGGCTGCCCGGGAGATGTCAGAGGTAGCCAGCCAAGAGGCTGGGCAGGAAGGGGCAACAGAGAGTGCAGTCCgagaaaggtaagagaagagctgTCCTCCCTCCCCAAGCTCTTGTGGTTCTGGGAACACAAGCAGTTTTAAACTCCTTTGGGAAACCTTCTCATTTCATTAACTTGGAGGGCAAAGTAAAAGTCGGTCAGCAGGGGAGATCATGGGTCACCCAGGCCAGCGACctcttcattttttagataaagaaCCTGAAGCTTAGGGTGGGGGACAGTGACTTTCCCAATGTCATACAAATAGTGAAGAATTCGAACTCAGGCTCCTTTACTCTAATTCCTGTGCTCTTTCTACTTtatgcaatggaaaaaaaaaaacttgaataccCATACAATGTACTACTAACTAATCAGTACAAGATAAATGGGTAAAAGAATTTCCTAGTAACTATTAACTAATAATCATAAGTTAGCTCTTGGATAGCTAGCACCTGTGCTAagttactttataaatattatttcattttattctcacaacaaccttaggagggaggagctattattattctcctttttacaagtgaggaaactgaggcaggcagtggttaagtggcagctaggtggcacagtggatacagtaccAGTCGTATAGTCAAGAAGATTCAACTtcttgagttgaaatccagcttcagacacttactagcggggggatcctggacaaatcactcttgtttcctcatctataaaatgagttggaaaaggaaatggcaaatcactccaagaaaactctaaatgggatttttgccaagaaaaccttaaatggggtcatgaaaattcagatatgactgaaaaacgaTGCACCAGTAACAGATGACATTGGATACATCTTCTGACGAATGGCGTGGCAGAGAAAGAGCCAAGGAGGCCTGAGTTTTAAGTTTCACCTGCCTCTTGACACATCCTGgctctatgaccctggacaagtcagatCTCAATGATCAAAGCATCTGTGTGAAGCTACAAATTTTTTTGTAATAGGCTGAGGGAGTTTCTTGATTCACAACAACCCTACGATTAAGCACTACAGACACATGGACCCATTTGTGGGTCCCATTTTGTGGACCAAAAAACTGAGGTTTGTTCActgtgacttggccaaggtcatacagctaacaTTCTTTTAGGACCAAAATCTGAATTTGGGTACCTGTTTAAGTGCCCTCTGGAAGCAGATGCCCGCTGGGTGTGCAGATGAAAGCTCTTCACCCATCATGTGCCCACCCTTGCCCCTCCCCAGGTTGATCTGCTGGGCTGAGCACATGCTGGAGAAAGACGTCAAGGACAACCAGAGCATTGGGGACCATGGGGCCCAGCACCTTCTGGAGCGTGTGGCACCAGGGGGTGGCCAGGTGACTGTACTGACCCATTGCAACACTGGCTCTTTAGCCACCGCAGGCTATGGAACAGCTTTGGGTGAGTGAGgggaaagaacaaattatagaattatagaactgAAATCTGGAAAGCATCTTAGAGGTCTcttaattctctttaaaatggaatATACCACTTCCCACCTACGTGCATTTTCATGGGCTGTACTCCCCTACCTGAAtacccttcttccctcccttctctaccTTTTAGAACCCTAATCTCCCTTCAGGGCTCAGCTCAAGTTGCCACCTCTTCtctgaagccttccctgattgtCCTACTCCTTGCTCTCACACTATGGGGCCTCTACTCTTCCCTGCCCCTCACAGGACTTCTTATTGTCTCTTTTGCCTTGGGTGGGGGGAATGTGGGTCATTCACAGGTGTGATCAGATCTCTGCATGCCCTGGGCCGCCTGAAGCATGTGTTCTGTACGGAGACGCGGCCCTACAACCAGGGGGCACGGCTGACGGCCTACGAGCTAGTGTATGAGAAGATCCCCGCCACCCTCATCACAGACAGCATGGTAGCTGCTGCCATAGCCCACAAGGAGGTGGGAGGTCAGTGGTCTGGCTGGGTGTCCAGAGGTGGGCTGGGAACCATTCTTTCTCCCTAATTGCATGGGGTGGGAGGAACTGTAGAATCCTGTGCTCCTGGCCTCTCTTTTGAAGTACTCAAAGGGTCCTGAAAGTTAAAAGTGTaaccctctccttttacagaggaacaaactgaggcttagaaaaggAGGATTTCCCCAAGTTTAATAGACATTTAATTGGCAGAGCCCGGACTCAAAGTGAGATTTTCTGACTTCAGCTCCAGGGCTCTTTGCACTACTGTCCTAGTCTCCTTCCTTATTACCCCATAGATGCCATAGATTCTTTTCCCTGTGCTCCTGTAATTCCCAACCTTTCCTTGTCACCTGGCCCTCAATACTTCAGTTAGATGTAGAATTTCCTCCCCCGTTTGGGCAGCTCATAACCCAGCGATGTCTTCTGCACCCATTCTTGTTCATCACATCTATAAATCCTGCCCAGCAGACTACCCAACACTCTAGAGACCTTTCAATCCTCTACCCCTTAGTttctgtaataataatagtacctatttctaTGGTTCTTCAAAGTTTATATATTGCTTGCCTCAAAACAACCACATAAAGTAGGCAATACCCCCATTTAACAGCCAAAGAAGTAAGAATCCAGACTTGCCTGGGATTAAACAGCTAACAGggcctttcctttcttcctgcagCAGTCATTGTGGGAGCAGACCGGGTGGTCGCCAATGGTGACACTGCCAACAAAGTAGGTACTTACCAGCTGGCCATTGTTGCCAAGCACCACGGGATCCCTTTCTACGTGGCTACTCCTGTTTCCTCTTGTGATCTCAGCTTGAAGACAGGTCAGGAGATTGTCATTGAGGAGCGGCCAGGCCAGGAGCTGACCAATCTCTGTGGGACCAGGATTGCTGCCCCAGGTGAGTCCAGCACTGTAGCAGATAGGACCAGAAGGCCTGatgcttgtttgttttctgaaCTCCGTGTCTCCTTTTGAGGACAGGTGGCATGGAGAGAATGGTACCACCTTACTAGGTCTGAAGACAGAAGCTGTAGACCTGTTTTATCTTCTGGAATTTAGAAAACCTTATCTGGCTTCTTTTCTATTGCCTCACAGCCTACCCCCTACTGCAAAGCAGGGTAGGAGGAGCTAGGAAGTCATTTAATCAACAAGATAGGCAGTGAATAGAGTATAAACTCAGAGCAGgagctatttaatttttgtctttgcatcatCAGCACTTCACACAGTGAGGCATTTAGATGCCTTTTGAACTGAATCCAATAAAACAGATAGCACAGCCCCTCCAGTTTGGGAAAGGGACTACCAACTTCATCTTTTCTCTGTCACAGACTTCTGCTGATGTCtatgaatcctttctcagaagaattcttttttaaattcataatcaaAGGAAATTCTACATTTCAATTGGAGATCAGTGAAAATAAGGATGTAATTTTCCCCCTCAAGTTCAAAAACCTTCGAAACCTCTCTACATCTTTGATCTAAGGGAACAAAGGCTTAGAAATACTGAAAAACAACTTCCAGATGCAAATAAAAAGAGGGTAGACAAACTCCTGAAGGCAAATTATATGTAGATAAGAAGAGTGACAGTCTTGAAGTCAAGAGACCAAGTCTGGAATTATAGCCCTAGCATTACTTGCTCTGTGTCTTGgttttctcagttataaaatgaggcTAGTAATACTTATATTATTGAGAtaacagcttcttaaactgtgattcacaaccccatatggagtctcataactgaatgtgaaagtcacaaaattatcagtaaacatttgatttgtacctttgtttatatacctatatgcccagggttatgtaaaaatttctcaggtgaaaagggaggGGTATCACAAGTATAAAAAGTTTAAGCACTGATCTAGATAACAGGATTCTAAGGGAAATATTTGgtcaactttaaaatgatttagaaaaggaaattgcaattATGATCCCATTAGAGTTAGAGAAGGTAGGGATAAGATAAGAAGAAAACAAGCCTTTATATTGTACTTGctttatgccaggcactgttctaaatactttacaaatgatCTGTAAATATTTGTTCCCCATAACAACTCTGCAAGgtaggtaggtattattatctccattctataGTCATGgcaactgaggtaaacagaagttaagtgacttccccagtgtcatacagctaataagtatctaaggctgaatttgaacttgattCACCAACTACCTAagtgaaaacaaaaaagtttccTAGAGAAAACcttaagaaatcatttagtctgACTTCATTTCTAGACACACGTCTAGAGAATTGACATGACATATCACCATAATCGGCTCCTTATCCAAATCCAGGGTAAATGTTAGTGCTGtattatcaataaacatttattaagcacctactgtgtctCTGGCACTATACTAATTGCTATACCATTCAGAGTTGGGTAGGTATAATAATTCTTGcaatgtgactctgagcaagtcacttaaccttgtttgtttccattttcttatcgaccaaatgaactggagaagaaaatggcaagccattccattccagtatctttgccaagaaaacccaatgggATTCTGGagaatcaaatatgactgaacaacaacccaTTACCTAGATCATAGGCTTCTAAGGAAGGCATTTGAtaagttttaaaatgctttagaaatggAACTTGTAATTATAATCATAATAGAGTTCAAAGCGCAGGGAAGAGCaagggaaggaaaatgggaataagCCTTTATAAACAGCTGCTCTTTCATTGAAAGAAGGGACAGGTGGtgagaaaatgtcaaaaaaaaaaaaaaaccttttaaaactgGTACCAGTGACAGGTGTCAAGGGAGATGGGGCATGGGTCCTAATTTCTCCTTGAAGTCAGGCTGGGATCCCTCACTCACATAGGCTCCCCTTTCCCTAGGTATTGGCGTTTGGAACCCAGCCTTTGACGTCACCCCTCACGAGCTCATCACTGGCGGCATCATTACAGAGCGTGGCGTCTTTTCCCCCAAGGAACTCCAGATTGCCCTGACCTCTAAGACCTCCTGATTAGACCCAAACTCCTCACATCCCAAGTCTCCCTTCCTTTACCTCtaattaaattgtaagctctttgaaccCAATGTCCCATCTGTTTAAATGTTCCCTGCTCCAAAGCTCAGTGCCTTGTGTCATAAAGTGTCTGTTAAATTAAATGTCCTCCTATCACTGAACTTTTTTACAATAAACCTTTTATTTATGATAATTGCTTATATTTGTGGAGTGCTTTCTGGAAGACAAAGTTCTTCCTGTATACCCCTGGGTGTCCAATCCCAACACTTCTACGTCTGGCCTCTCCCTTCCACTCTCCTAATCAACCCCTAATTCGGGCCCCCATCACCAGTTGCCTGGAGTGGTTTCCTTGCTTCCAGCTCAATCCATTCCATGTGTAATGTCCAAAGCCCTTCATGACTCAGCCCCCTCTATTTTTCAAGTCTTAACTCACTACTCCCCGACTCACACTCTTCAGTGTAGTAACAGCGGCTCCTGGTTCTTCTAGAATCTCTTGATTCTAGGCCTTTTTTCTGGCTCTCTGCGGGGTCctcctcatctcttccttctGGATTCAATaccttccttcaaatcccaacccaaatcatattttctaaagaaaacGTTCCCCAACCCTTCTAAATCTTCCCTtgcttaattatttcctatttagcaATGGAAgctgtaattataatagagctcAAGcacatatagcttgtttgtacatattaaTTTGCCTGTGGT of the Sarcophilus harrisii chromosome 1, mSarHar1.11, whole genome shotgun sequence genome contains:
- the MRI1 gene encoding methylthioribose-1-phosphate isomerase; its protein translation is MSLEAIRYHRGSLHVLDQLLLPQQSHYESVTSVRQAWEAIRAMKVRGAPAIAIVGCLSLAVELHAGSGGPGLEALVTFVQDSLKYLVTARPTAVNMAQAAREMSEVASQEAGQEGATESAVRERLICWAEHMLEKDVKDNQSIGDHGAQHLLERVAPGGGQVTVLTHCNTGSLATAGYGTALGVIRSLHALGRLKHVFCTETRPYNQGARLTAYELVYEKIPATLITDSMVAAAIAHKEVGAVIVGADRVVANGDTANKVGTYQLAIVAKHHGIPFYVATPVSSCDLSLKTGQEIVIEERPGQELTNLCGTRIAAPGIGVWNPAFDVTPHELITGGIITERGVFSPKELQIALTSKTS